DNA from Tripterygium wilfordii isolate XIE 37 chromosome 4, ASM1340144v1, whole genome shotgun sequence:
ttttataatatttttatgacgACTTGCTGCCTTGCTGGACTGGACTTAAAAGGAATCATTGTGGGCCGAACTTTGTTGTTTTAGAGTTGCATGAATCCACTGGACTAGCAGGCCCATTTCATAGCCCACATTTCTAAGAAGTACAAGCCCAGGAAACCCAGTTGATCCACAAGAATGCCTGGCCCATTTTAAAATCTTCCCATGCGGGCGGGTTAAAGAAACACTAATTTTTTGATACACCAAAAAGTAAAGTGGAGAAATTCTATATAGAGATAATTTTCTATCCTTTTCAAGgaattgtttttttatttttgttgggtcTTGAATTAATTTATTGGGAAATTATTGTCAAAAGTAGCCTCAGACCTTTTGCTTTCGGATTATCTGGAAAGTATTACAAAGGATAAGATCACATCACCGGGACCAATACTCAAAATTTTTACTTAGAACGAACCAACTAATTAAAATCAAAAcgtttaaattataaataagtGTTAAAGGAAGAGCTTTCCCACAACCTTTAATTCTCttaatttattcttttctttttaatttttaatggtTGATTTATTAGCATCCTTTTTAGATGGAATCAATCAtacaaaaaatgtcaaaacttaCAAAATAAGAACTTAAAAGGGATAATTGTAACCTAAAAGGGCCAAAATCATCATATATTAATCTAATTTTTTGTGAAAATAAAATAGTTGTAGTATGCAATATTTTACTCAATTGTTGTTGAAAGTTTATTTCATTATTGTTGATAAATTGATAATAATTAGTTAATGATagtattaactaattaatttctTAAATAGCATATGTATTAAACTTACACACATTGCATagactgtgtgtgtatatatatatgtatagaataattctcctatgtgaacctacttttcaatcatagatgtgatgggtcccacaaaaaatttatggtctctacttttgttttgttttattacaaccattagatTTAAAGTTCACAAAGTTagttcacacttttggttcacataggaaaatttcaatatatatatatagtctagAACCCTAGCTAGTTTGGCATTTTGTCTAGGTTTGAACATAACTTCAAATCAAGAAATTGACAAGTTCTAGTGCTTTGTGAAAATGGCTGTAAGGGTAGGGCCATGGAGGACCGTCCTTAGGAGTCAATTATATATACACCTCCTTTTTTCATACaaaaatttcaacatgagaCATGATGAGAAATCATGGCTACAACTGTAAAGAGTCATTCACGATGAGAAACTTTTTGTAATTATGCAAAAAAGAAAGCCTACACCAAGTCATTTCATTGggtcaatatatgtatatatggtccACAAatactttagttttttttttgtttggttcgAAAATTAACAAACTTTGCTTTGAAACATCAAATTGAAAATGACCAATAAAGCTGTTGCTAGCTATCTTGTTTGGTTTATTTGAGTACTTGTCTTGCTTGCACTCACATCTCACCATCTCAACTTCTCAACAATTTATATTATTCGACCAATAAAGCATGGTAATTCACATGCTACAAAGATTAATGCATCTCCATGCACATGTTTAGTAAATGTTAATAGTCCTTTTGTCGAAAGTGGACTACTTTAGCACTTACAGAGGAGTAATTAGGTAGCTTCTAGCCTTCCACTAACAGATCAGAAGACAAAACAAACTGCTAATTAATATTGCTATTAAAAACCTAGGTACATTAAACTTAAGACGTCCAATTAATTTCCCCAAACCATGTACATATACGATTCGTTATCCTATATAAATGTTGGGCTAAAATCAACTTGCAGACAGAACACACAATCGATCGATtgactaaaaaaacaaaaatctaaGCGAAACAACGGTAAAGAATcaagcaaacaaataaaaaagtagATAGTCTGGATAATTACCTTTATATAAGTTATATATTATCTCTACCGTAGATACATAGATCAACAACGTAACCATGTATAGTACTATTGTATGTGTTATTGATTACAACCAAAAAAAGTAAAGCCAAAAGCTATGAATCCACGAATAAAGCCCGCGCAAGCACCAAGAAGTgcgttttttagggtttatttggGGGTCAAGCCTCACTTGATTCCCTCTAAATCTCCCAACAGATTAGTAAACACGTCCGTGCATGACACGGTAGTCGAGGATCGTAAAACCAGCTTTTGCATGGGATTAAAACGAGGGAAGCATCCCTATTGGCTGGCTCACGTTACAAGAAATCAtgatcttattattattattgcctTCAATAAAGTCACAGTGGGACACCCGAATTTCTTACTTTTCTCTACTTttaataagaaggaaaaaaaaaatcagagaaaaagaaaagctagAAATGGAGAAGAAACCAAGTAGATTTGATTTGCAAATTGCATATGAAATCAAACGGTGCCCGAGGTTGGTTAATGAAGCCACGGCGACCCAATCGTTTCGAAttggggaaaaagaagaagaagagaaagtggTATAAGCTTTTTGTGTTTGGCCTTTTGTGTGAAAAAGAGAATCTGATACCCAATCGAACAACACGTACATACACACTTTTTAATTATCTACTTATGTTGAAAAGGATTTGACCCAAAAATTACAAAGTTGGAAGTCAAGTTTATATTCCTTTGAACTGAAACATCAAGGCAATTATTTTGATTACCTTAAGATAAGACATTACGGACGGGACTAGACTAGACTGGCAAACAAAGTCTGATGTGATCAAATCACAACCTTTGATGGCATGCAATATATCTTTTGATTAATCACCGACAATAGCTGATTTGGTTATCTGGTTGTTGGATGTTATCCGTCTGTTTGGGAGGGCGGCTCCGTGTCAAATAGGTGATTTTCGTCAGCGGATTCGTTGGCACACAAGAGCCCTTTATGCAGACCCACACCAAAAAgctataacttttttttaaaattttttttaattgtgggTCCCCACACTTTTTAtataaagtattattattttactaatGGACCCACCTAATTatgtttaatgatttaaatataattatattttaatgaaaattataaattaattatatttatgcatttataattattataacagtaaatttaatattgaaataaaataattaaaatttaaaaatacaaataaaatgtgcttttaaattaataattatacttctaaattagtaattataatagagataaatatcttaatttttatataaaaatatttaataatatatacctaaaaataatataaatagcaaatgagccattggttgagtgacaatgactttgtATGTctctgactgaggtcatgggttctagtctcacctcctccgaatatttacaaggaggtgtgtgggcttagtctgcccgtgtgtgggcttagtctgcccttgcgtgggcttgatagtttgcccctatgtgggcttgatttgtgcctcctgcgtggggcatgttgacacctgtattttcataggcttgatctggtggtgtgtcgtatattgtatttgtacttgtatcaaaaaaaaataacaaataaatttatttcattaaatttactaacaaatttaatataaaatttataaatataatattataatactttaattcaacagtttttctaTTAACATAAGTTTTTAGTTCATTAAACACCtgacaacatatttcacagctttaaattcagttttttttctacaacatttccgctagcattgaaaatcaatcttttcaCTCTACCAAACAGAGTCTATATATGTTTGGGCATTTGACGTTCGAAACCCTCTTAAGTATTTTTAAACACtcttaaatatttttcattggtAATCGCATCGTGGGCTTGTCCTGCTTGTGGGGGCTTCACGCATATGGGTTTCGACCAAGTCCTAATTGTTACTAGGTTGGTGCCCGATTGCCCGTTGACTTGGTGACCCTAGTTTAAGCTCATTGAACCCTACGAAGAGTACACTGAGCCGAGTCGTTCTCAGTTAATGCAACAAAAAATCCCAATTTTTTTGGGGAAACATATTGGTTATCCACTAATTGCAAAATGAATACACAAACATTAATAACAACGAAATTAAAAAGAGCTGCCAAGTGTGCATTATTACAATTGGTCTGGACTTATGGGCATATTACTTCTGGGGAAAATTTTCTGGCCTGGTGCAAGTATGGCCAGAGGATCAAAACTGGCTTTTCTGTCAACAAATCTCCTCCATTGATTCCCAAAATGTCGCTTCCAATCCTCTCGTGATTTGTAGTGGGGGAGATACAACTTAAAATCAAAACCCCTCCTGCAGCATAATTGGACAATCTCTTGATTCTGAGCGACCAATTTCTCAATTGAcggaggtttagggtttggcgGAGTGGATCGGAGCAATGCCACTAGGTAGAAGATTTCTCCTTCAGGTAACACCACCGATGTCCGAGTGTCCCATCTGGCAAATCACAgagaattttgataaaattaaGATGGAATTTCCCGaccaaaaagcaaaaaaaaataaagtaaagttcttttttctttggtaAGCAAACAGGATGGGCGATCCAAATTTGGATACCTCCAACTCGAATATGTGTTTTAATCACCTCGGTCGAGGGGGTGGTTGGCAATTAAGTGAAGTTATTTCCTAACAAGAGGCCATCTCACAGAACTAAATCTGGGAGCCTGACTAGGGCAAATATAATTTGATGTCACTATATATATGTTCACACTTCACATCTGTCCATGCCAGGCCACCACAGAGAGAGGGCTATAAACATTTGGTCTTTTTCCTAAAATCCTAGCTGGAGCCCACAGACAAATTATGGTGTCATTATAGCTCTCGGTTGGCTAATAAATATTCTTGTCGTTTCTGCTGGCCAATTGATAGTTACATCACCCAATATCTCATTTTCCCTCAAAGATATAAATCACGAAAATGACATAAATACCCCTTCAGTACTTCCAGTGCAAGAGCAAGCAATAACTACACACACAAGCACGGCAGAGAAAAAAAAGTACCGTGTAGACCGTGTAGTTCATTTTTTCCCTTTACTCAATCACTGTGTGGGCCCACCATATATTTGTCCAAAAAGGTGTACTCCCTACCGACGACACCACCTAAACATGACgtgaaatggcaaaaaatacCCAAATTTTACGGATTCACAAAGAAAGTGAAAAATCTTTACTGACGGATTTTGAGCTATAGTTTTGCGGGACCCACTTCGCTGACCCATTAAGTATAAAAAGATTTGACCTACCTTCCTTATCTTAACCGCTAGATTTAAATCTCCTAATCAAAACTAATCAGCATCTGATCAAAATAAATGGCTCAAGTGATCGAATTCTAGAAAGACAAGTGTAACAGGGTCCCACACAAATGCCCCTCAAGCTCAGACGTGGCGGACATGCAGCAAAACAAGAGTAAAAACCCAACCCAGCTAAATTAAGACGAGTGGAGGGGAGGGGGGGGTCGAAATAACAATTAACAAGTGGGCAGCACTTACTTGCTTCGCAGTAGAGGATAGACAAGTATGGGCCCACCAACACCATCCTTCAAAATCTCCTTGAACACCGCACGATCAAACTCTGCAATGTTTGATTTGGATACAAACAGGTTCAACCAAGGGTGCGGAGAGTCCCATACACCGTTGGCTCTCGCGTGCTCTTCTTGTCCCTTTACACGCAATAAGAAATCCACGTAACTTATGTCCACCTGGAACTTCAAGCCCCTGATAAATCCTAGCCGTTCAAGCAACGTACTCGCTATCTACACAATAATGAAATGAAGAAAAGTAAACGGGGTCAGAGTGAAGGGTAATAGCGTCATTACGGCATGACATCAACTCATACTAAAGTTAAATCCATGCGCTACAAGATTCCACAAAAATGACAGCGTTTTGGCCATTCTCATATTATAGTGCTGATTATCTGATGATGCATTGTTACTGTTTTAGCCCTGACATTGTAACCATTGTAGTCCTTGTTTACGATATACTATTCCAAACAAGAAGACACAAACAGCAGAGCTCAAGTACAGTGTCATTATCGTAATTAACAGATATTGTATGGGCATTTCTAGTACTTCGTGCTGTCAGAAAATCCAATGGAAGATACATTATACCTGTATAGTCAGTTTCAATTTACCAGTAAGTCTCGAACTGTATAATTCCCCTTATTTAATATAGATAATGATATTTTAATTGTGCGATGATGGAGAACGAGAACAGGCCATCCTCCATCGCCGAGGTTCGGTTCGTACACGTGTTCCGAGTATTGGGACTGTTTTGACTTTACCACTGTCCAGCACGATGCGTGGGACCCAAGTTCTAATTCAGGGTCAATTGCTTAAAGAAGGTCCCACTTAGCAACCACCCCTAGGTCAAAACTAAGGGTCCACACTTCCAAACTTCAAAACTCAGCAAAACACCCAAACATTCAAATCAACGGACAGAACTCGGTTAATTGCATTTCATTCTAATGAGATTATATGTATTCGATAATACGATAATGCTTACCGGGTCGACAGTGGAAGGGTGGTCACAGTTTCGGTAGTGTAGAGCCACTTCGAGGCAGTAGAGGACTGAGCCAGCGCTCCGAGGGAGACGAGTTGGATCGAACCGCTGCTTGGCGTCCAATTTCACTGAGGGCCACCCATCTACGGGGTCGTCACTATTCACAAAGACAAAACCTTCCACGTAATCAAACGAGTCCCCCTCGGGTAGACTCACAAGCCACTCAGAGTCCCGAGTGAAGTCGTCGAAATAGGCATACACCACCCTCATCCATCTCACCTAATCATCGTCATAAACAAACCACCAAATTACATTGCGTAGACGTATCTCCATGCAATTAAAACCccaccaaaagaaaataaatactgGTGGAGCAAGAGACAAAAGAAGCAGAGCAAGGACTGGATTTACCGAAAttacttttaaaataaaataaaatcgaaatttgaatattaattaatgaaatttaATTTACACACTCTACCATGTCAGGAGCTGGCTGTAGCAAAACAGTGGCTCTCGTTATGATACCGAACTGACCGAGACCACCAAGAGCACCAAAGAACAATTCCCGATTTTCAGATTTAGAGCAAGTCAATACGTCGCCGTTTCCCGTAACGACATCTAACTCTGTCACGTTTG
Protein-coding regions in this window:
- the LOC119996053 gene encoding cytokinin dehydrogenase 7, whose product is MMIAYLERFLHETEPESRQDDDVSTLCGSLELQGTIDFDATGLAAKDFGGTHAFKPLAFIRPSNTDDVARVVKAAARSSNLTVAARGNGHSINGQAMADHGLVLDMRSTERNNFDVRRIDGAVYVDVSGGALWEDVLTRCVSEYNLAPRSWTDYLGLTVGGTLSNAGVSGQAFRFGPQSSNVTELDVVTGNGDVLTCSKSENRELFFGALGGLGQFGIITRATVLLQPAPDMVRWMRVVYAYFDDFTRDSEWLVSLPEGDSFDYVEGFVFVNSDDPVDGWPSVKLDAKQRFDPTRLPRSAGSVLYCLEVALHYRNCDHPSTVDPIASTLLERLGFIRGLKFQVDISYVDFLLRVKGQEEHARANGVWDSPHPWLNLFVSKSNIAEFDRAVFKEILKDGVGGPILVYPLLRSKWDTRTSVVLPEGEIFYLVALLRSTPPNPKPPSIEKLVAQNQEIVQLCCRRGFDFKLYLPHYKSREDWKRHFGNQWRRFVDRKASFDPLAILAPGQKIFPRSNMPISPDQL